A portion of the Acidisoma sp. PAMC 29798 genome contains these proteins:
- a CDS encoding phosphatase PAP2 family protein — protein sequence MRLPNRPSLCAILAIAAVSPGAAFAQTATNLEALRGLVPVSVLGATTAGKAALASDESVTAAIQDGSAKQPTLLPFVQQQQQALRDAFITSGNGTELADGLGSRLGGVYQSLTAYSSPDDGTTKTFKNVAPSVANLFAYTSGLTSSDAGSGKFFFSNGTMNGKKPVSAAATAIMTAAGGVTDIFGSSTGHPIGSSGADPFGDSRPFQTEPSLTPIKGPDFFGVMATNHDYLYGPIQNLTTNPSFPSGHTTYGYTESLVLAFMVPTRYSQQITRAAEYGNDRIVLGAHYAMDVIAGRTLALHDVAQMLANKPDYVDATLKGSKPIADYPAAVTAARADFDAALQPGCKMAVPACASEDTGRFANPAANEAFYESTQTYGLPVVYPKTAAMVEDVGKIAPEAGYLLTIAFPSLTLSQADDILTATEGPGGGFLDNGSAFGLYSRLDLFKAVQKAAAP from the coding sequence ATGCGCCTGCCAAACCGCCCTTCCCTGTGCGCGATCCTTGCCATCGCGGCCGTGTCGCCGGGTGCCGCCTTTGCGCAAACGGCGACCAATCTCGAAGCTCTGCGGGGCCTCGTTCCGGTCAGTGTCCTGGGCGCGACAACCGCCGGAAAAGCCGCTCTCGCGAGCGATGAAAGCGTCACGGCCGCCATTCAGGATGGGAGCGCCAAGCAGCCGACCTTGCTGCCCTTTGTGCAGCAGCAGCAACAGGCGCTGCGGGATGCCTTCATCACGAGTGGCAACGGCACCGAGCTGGCAGACGGACTGGGCTCGCGTCTTGGCGGCGTCTATCAGTCGCTCACGGCCTATAGCAGCCCCGATGACGGCACCACGAAGACCTTCAAGAATGTTGCGCCGAGCGTCGCCAATCTCTTCGCCTATACGAGTGGTTTGACGTCATCCGATGCGGGCTCGGGCAAGTTCTTCTTCTCGAACGGCACGATGAACGGCAAGAAGCCGGTCTCCGCCGCGGCCACGGCGATCATGACCGCCGCAGGCGGTGTTACGGATATCTTCGGCAGCTCCACCGGCCATCCGATCGGCAGCAGCGGCGCCGATCCTTTCGGGGATTCTCGCCCCTTCCAGACCGAACCGAGCCTGACACCCATCAAGGGGCCGGACTTCTTCGGCGTCATGGCGACCAACCACGATTACTTGTACGGCCCGATCCAGAACCTGACGACCAATCCGTCTTTCCCGAGCGGCCACACGACCTATGGCTATACCGAATCGCTCGTGCTCGCCTTCATGGTGCCGACGCGGTACTCCCAGCAGATCACGCGTGCGGCGGAATACGGCAATGACCGCATCGTCCTTGGCGCGCATTACGCCATGGACGTCATCGCGGGGCGAACCCTCGCTTTGCACGATGTCGCGCAGATGCTTGCCAATAAGCCCGATTATGTCGATGCGACTTTAAAGGGCTCCAAGCCGATCGCCGATTATCCGGCGGCGGTGACGGCGGCGCGGGCCGATTTCGATGCCGCTCTGCAGCCTGGATGCAAGATGGCCGTGCCGGCCTGCGCATCCGAGGATACCGGCCGCTTTGCCAATCCGGCCGCGAACGAGGCCTTCTATGAGTCGACGCAGACCTATGGCCTGCCCGTCGTCTATCCGAAGACGGCCGCGATGGTCGAGGATGTTGGCAAGATCGCGCCTGAGGCGGGCTATCTGCTGACGATCGCCTTTCCGTCCCTGACGCTGTCGCAGGCGGATGACATTCTGACCGCGACCGAGGGGCCGGGCGGTGGATTCCTGGATAACGGCTCGGCGTTTGGTTTGTATTCGCGGTTGGATTTGTTCAAGGCCGTGCAGAAAGCGGCGGCGCCGTAA
- a CDS encoding SAM-dependent methyltransferase, whose product MRQIFDRLLTRIIRQGGLTVIWPNGTQTSYGTAKRPGGGSVDGACTIQITDDKTVRAIVMNPGLGVGEAYMDQTLVPQGCSIYQVLEVLLSNLQLAGMGAVPMMQGRMVLGTMVRRLRQLNSAVKSRRNVAHHYDLSGRLYSLFLDRDRQYSCAYFPKGDETLEEAQLAKKHHIAAKLKLDRPDLTVLDIGCGWGGMALTLARDYGARVTGITLSTEQLAEARARAEAEGLSDRVRFELMDYRSMNESFDRVVSVGMFEHVGINHYAAFFKVVKRALKPDGVALIHTIGRTDGPGTTNAWIAKYIFPGGYSPALSEMMLPIERSGLIATDVEVLRLHYAETLRHWRRRFAANRDAIQALYDERFCRMFEFYLAGSELAFRYQEHVNFQVQLTRQQTAAPLTRDYITDTDREMAKTKNNVHA is encoded by the coding sequence ATGCGACAGATATTTGATCGCCTTCTGACACGCATCATTCGCCAGGGTGGCCTGACCGTCATTTGGCCGAACGGCACCCAAACCAGTTACGGCACCGCCAAGCGCCCAGGCGGCGGCTCCGTCGACGGCGCCTGCACCATCCAAATCACCGACGACAAGACCGTTCGCGCCATCGTCATGAATCCCGGCCTTGGGGTCGGCGAAGCCTATATGGACCAGACGCTGGTGCCGCAGGGTTGTAGCATCTACCAGGTGCTGGAAGTTCTGCTCTCCAACCTTCAGCTCGCCGGCATGGGTGCGGTGCCGATGATGCAAGGCCGCATGGTGCTCGGCACCATGGTGCGCCGCCTTCGCCAGTTGAATTCCGCCGTCAAGTCGCGGCGCAATGTGGCCCATCACTACGATCTCAGCGGCCGCCTCTACAGCCTGTTCCTGGATCGCGACCGCCAATATTCCTGCGCCTATTTCCCCAAGGGCGACGAAACCCTGGAGGAGGCGCAGCTCGCCAAGAAGCATCACATCGCCGCCAAGCTGAAGCTGGATCGCCCCGATCTCACTGTGCTCGACATCGGCTGCGGTTGGGGCGGCATGGCCCTGACACTGGCGCGCGACTATGGCGCGCGCGTCACGGGCATCACGCTGTCCACCGAACAGCTGGCCGAAGCGCGGGCGCGGGCGGAAGCCGAAGGTCTGTCTGACCGCGTGCGGTTTGAGTTGATGGACTATCGGTCCATGAACGAGAGCTTCGATCGCGTCGTCTCGGTCGGCATGTTTGAGCATGTCGGCATCAATCATTACGCCGCCTTCTTCAAGGTGGTGAAGCGCGCCCTGAAACCCGATGGCGTGGCCCTGATCCACACCATCGGCCGCACCGATGGTCCCGGCACCACCAATGCCTGGATCGCCAAATACATCTTCCCCGGCGGCTATTCCCCGGCGCTGTCGGAAATGATGCTCCCCATTGAGCGCTCGGGGCTGATCGCGACGGATGTCGAGGTCCTGCGGCTGCATTACGCCGAGACGCTGCGGCATTGGCGGCGGCGTTTCGCGGCCAACCGCGACGCCATCCAGGCGCTGTATGACGAGCGCTTCTGCCGGATGTTCGAGTTTTACCTGGCCGGCTCCGAACTCGCCTTCCGCTATCAGGAACACGTCAATTTCCAGGTGCAGCTCACCCGGCAACAGACGGCAGCGCCGCTGACGCGCGACTATATTACTGATACCGATCGCGAGATGGCGAAGACCAAGAACAACGTTCACGCTTGA
- a CDS encoding glycosyltransferase family 2 protein, which yields MRLAAVTMVYNEVDYIDLWCRHYGAQVGAENCFVIDHGSDDGTTDGLDPVKVVRIPRSPQDDAWRAGMISRLCAELLTSYDVVIYVDVDEFLVADPRYHRNLADCARAMTGPVMTAIGLEVWHLAESQPAIDIGRPISLQRDWVWFSSGLCKASMIREPATWSPGFHSTESPVAFDHLYLFHLRYFDVTRGLNRLARTRQMPWAFDYIGRHQRVTDEGWLDIVRRTAKRPKSKVTDLDARKEPLASLLRDVVESQAGRETETYKIKLNIVSEALLPLPARFHGRF from the coding sequence ATGAGGCTCGCCGCCGTCACGATGGTCTATAACGAGGTCGATTACATCGACCTCTGGTGCCGTCATTACGGCGCCCAGGTCGGGGCGGAGAATTGCTTCGTCATCGATCACGGCTCGGATGACGGCACAACCGACGGGCTCGATCCAGTCAAAGTCGTTCGCATTCCCCGCAGCCCACAGGATGATGCGTGGCGCGCCGGGATGATCTCACGCCTCTGCGCTGAACTTCTGACATCCTATGACGTCGTCATCTATGTCGATGTCGATGAGTTCCTGGTCGCCGATCCCCGTTATCACCGCAATCTGGCGGACTGCGCGCGCGCCATGACGGGGCCGGTGATGACCGCCATCGGCTTGGAGGTGTGGCATCTGGCCGAGAGCCAGCCCGCGATCGACATCGGGCGTCCCATCAGCCTTCAGCGGGACTGGGTCTGGTTCAGCTCGGGCCTATGCAAGGCATCGATGATCCGCGAACCTGCCACCTGGTCACCGGGCTTTCACAGCACCGAATCCCCGGTCGCTTTCGATCACCTCTATCTGTTTCACCTGCGCTATTTCGATGTCACGCGCGGCCTGAATCGCCTCGCGCGCACGCGACAAATGCCCTGGGCCTTCGACTATATCGGTCGGCATCAACGGGTGACGGACGAAGGTTGGCTCGACATCGTCCGTCGAACCGCGAAACGACCGAAATCCAAGGTGACGGATTTGGATGCGCGCAAGGAGCCTTTGGCGTCCCTGCTGCGCGATGTGGTCGAGAGCCAGGCCGGACGGGAAACAGAGACCTACAAGATCAAGCTGAACATCGTCAGCGAGGCGCTTTTGCCGCTCCCGGCCCGGTTTCACGGCCGGTTTTGA